Proteins encoded by one window of Erysipelothrix rhusiopathiae:
- a CDS encoding ribonuclease HII produces the protein MGSLIDEFEVNYWEQGKLVVGIDEAGRGPMAGPCVVSGVIFPKGYYDARINDSKQLSEKQRDELVSNIESNALWTFTEIIPVDIIDRDNIYRATQNAMKKIAIESKADIVLTDAMPLDDIAIPVEAIVKGDARSLSIAAASILAKTVRDGLMKVYDLEFPEYGFAKHKGYGTKQHKEAILKFGRCPIHRKSFRFKDETQISFDI, from the coding sequence ATGGGATCACTTATAGATGAATTTGAAGTCAATTATTGGGAACAAGGGAAACTTGTTGTCGGGATTGACGAAGCGGGTCGTGGCCCGATGGCAGGTCCTTGTGTCGTATCAGGTGTTATTTTCCCAAAAGGGTATTATGATGCTCGTATTAACGATTCGAAGCAGTTAAGCGAAAAGCAACGTGATGAATTGGTATCGAATATCGAATCGAATGCATTATGGACGTTTACGGAAATAATTCCAGTTGATATTATCGATCGTGATAATATCTATCGTGCAACTCAAAATGCCATGAAAAAAATAGCCATCGAAAGTAAGGCTGATATTGTATTAACGGATGCGATGCCATTAGATGATATCGCGATTCCTGTTGAGGCAATTGTTAAGGGAGATGCGCGTTCGCTTTCTATAGCAGCTGCAAGCATTCTTGCTAAAACAGTTCGAGATGGTCTGATGAAAGTTTACGATCTTGAGTTTCCAGAGTATGGTTTTGCCAAACATAAAGGATACGGCACGAAACAACATAAAGAAGCAATTCTTAAATTTGGTCGTTGCCCCATTCATCGTAAATCTTTTCGATTTAAAGACGAGACACAAATATCATTTGATATTTAG
- the lepB gene encoding signal peptidase I translates to MNKGDDKFLIAVKDFIKSMVISLVLVILVTQFIARPVRVEGLSMYPSLNDKELGFSNILSMKMKDPERFDVLVLYLDSQKKHIVKRVIGLPGEVVEIRDEKLYIDGKEVEQPFLDTDYVREMTSTGKEFSRDFGPIKVPEGEYFMLGDNRIRSSDSRDYGTFKRDAIKSKDVFVFVPFNKIRTVGK, encoded by the coding sequence ATGAATAAAGGCGATGATAAGTTTTTAATCGCGGTTAAAGACTTTATTAAAAGTATGGTAATTAGTCTTGTTTTAGTTATTTTAGTAACGCAATTTATTGCGCGTCCTGTTCGGGTAGAAGGTTTATCCATGTACCCGAGTCTTAACGATAAAGAATTAGGCTTTTCAAATATTTTAAGCATGAAAATGAAAGATCCAGAGCGCTTTGATGTTCTTGTGCTCTATCTTGATTCGCAAAAGAAACATATTGTGAAACGTGTTATTGGTTTGCCTGGTGAAGTTGTGGAAATTCGCGATGAGAAGTTGTACATCGATGGAAAAGAAGTTGAACAACCGTTCTTAGATACGGATTACGTTCGAGAAATGACTTCAACGGGAAAAGAGTTTTCACGTGATTTTGGTCCGATTAAAGTTCCTGAGGGTGAGTATTTTATGCTCGGGGACAATCGTATTCGTTCCAGTGATTCACGTGATTATGGAACTTTTAAACGTGATGCAATTAAGAGCAAAGACGTATTTGTCTTTGTTCCATTTAATAAAATAAGAACAGTAGGAAAATAG
- the ffh gene encoding signal recognition particle protein, which translates to MAFDNLTNRLQDTFRNMTGKGKLSEKNITDALSEIRISLLEADVSLDVINELLEHTRSEALGMKVTRDVEPSQMFVKIVNDKLIEILGEEKSELDFNQKPGILMMVGLQGSGKTTTIAKIANKLNKEGKKVLLVAADLARPAAIEQLKILGTQIGVEVFAQENSTPVEVVKNALAHGKDFDLILIDTAGRLQIDDALMQQLVDIQALTKPDEILLSVDAMSGQDVIHVANGFKEKLNITGLVATKFDGDSRGGSILSVRYMTQVPVKFVGVGEGIDELDEFYPDRTASRILGMGDIVSLVEKAQEKMDIEASERSAERMMKGQFTLDDMLIQLQQVSKMGPLSGLMKMMPGANQLAGQIDDADASSTMKKTEAMILSMTPEERNDPKIIRSTRKRRIAEGSGTSTTDVNRLLSQYEKMQKQMKMLSRFMGK; encoded by the coding sequence ATGGCATTCGATAATTTAACAAACCGATTACAAGATACATTTAGAAATATGACCGGAAAGGGAAAACTTTCTGAAAAAAATATAACTGATGCTTTAAGTGAAATTCGAATTTCACTTTTAGAAGCAGACGTAAGTTTAGATGTTATTAATGAACTTTTAGAACATACTCGTAGTGAAGCACTTGGAATGAAAGTTACACGTGATGTGGAACCTTCACAAATGTTTGTAAAGATTGTTAATGATAAATTAATTGAAATTTTAGGTGAAGAAAAGTCTGAACTGGATTTCAATCAAAAACCAGGAATTTTAATGATGGTTGGTTTGCAAGGTTCAGGGAAAACAACTACAATTGCTAAAATTGCAAACAAACTCAATAAAGAAGGAAAAAAAGTATTGTTGGTTGCAGCTGACTTAGCACGTCCAGCAGCGATTGAGCAACTCAAAATACTTGGTACGCAAATCGGTGTTGAAGTATTTGCACAAGAAAACAGTACACCTGTTGAAGTTGTAAAGAATGCACTTGCACACGGTAAAGATTTTGATCTTATCCTTATCGATACAGCGGGGCGTTTACAAATTGATGACGCGTTAATGCAACAACTTGTAGACATTCAAGCACTTACAAAACCTGATGAGATTTTACTCAGTGTTGATGCAATGAGTGGTCAGGATGTAATTCATGTCGCTAATGGGTTTAAAGAAAAATTAAATATTACGGGTTTAGTCGCTACAAAATTTGACGGTGATTCCCGTGGTGGTTCAATTCTTTCGGTTCGTTATATGACCCAAGTCCCTGTAAAATTTGTCGGAGTTGGTGAAGGTATTGATGAGTTGGATGAGTTTTATCCAGATCGTACAGCATCCCGTATTTTAGGTATGGGAGATATTGTAAGTCTTGTAGAAAAAGCACAAGAAAAAATGGATATCGAAGCTTCGGAGCGTTCAGCAGAGCGCATGATGAAGGGGCAATTTACGCTTGATGACATGTTAATTCAATTGCAACAAGTCTCTAAGATGGGACCATTATCAGGGCTTATGAAAATGATGCCAGGTGCTAACCAATTAGCAGGGCAAATCGATGATGCAGATGCTTCAAGTACGATGAAGAAAACAGAAGCAATGATTTTAAGTATGACGCCTGAAGAACGCAATGATCCTAAAATTATTCGTTCAACACGTAAACGTCGTATTGCTGAGGGTTCTGGTACATCTACAACAGATGTTAACCGTCTGTTAAGCCAATATGAAAAAATGCAAAAACAGATGAAGATGTTATCTCGTTTCATGGGTAAATAG
- the thiI gene encoding tRNA uracil 4-sulfurtransferase ThiI: MYNTNYEFIVCRYGELSTKGKNRRNFTAQLVRNVRSQLVAFPNLTYRETYDRLYITLNGEDGLAVSGELRHVFGLSSFSLAVKVERDLDLIADVAAEMIQKEEGKATFKVIARRHDKSYEHISDVINRHVATKILQTTDFKVDVRKPDVGIIIEVRSDSAYIMMGRVDGAGGYPVGIQGKVMVMLSGGIDSPVAAYLMMKRGVRIEAIHFASPPYTSDEAQKKVMDLAQQLTNYQDHIRINVVPFTDVQLEIYKKVPESYAITMMRRFMLRIAERLAFRRNCLAIANGESLGQVASQTLHSMKEITNIGTLPILRPLITYDKVEIIDLARKIDTYETSILPFEDCCTIFTPKNPTTKPHGDKILRFEEGLDIDALVDEAIKNIEVVEVTKKKQEDTPSFL; the protein is encoded by the coding sequence ATGTACAACACTAATTATGAATTTATTGTTTGCCGCTATGGTGAACTATCAACAAAAGGGAAAAATCGTCGTAACTTTACAGCGCAACTTGTGCGTAATGTACGCTCGCAACTTGTTGCATTCCCAAATCTAACATATCGTGAGACGTATGACCGTCTTTATATCACTTTAAACGGTGAAGATGGCCTTGCCGTAAGTGGTGAACTTCGTCACGTATTTGGTTTGAGTTCTTTTTCTCTTGCAGTTAAAGTGGAACGAGACCTCGATCTTATTGCTGATGTAGCTGCAGAAATGATTCAAAAAGAAGAAGGCAAAGCAACTTTTAAAGTTATTGCACGTCGTCATGACAAATCTTACGAACATATTTCAGATGTAATTAACCGCCATGTTGCAACGAAAATATTACAAACAACAGACTTTAAAGTTGATGTGCGTAAACCAGATGTAGGAATTATCATCGAAGTTCGCAGTGACTCAGCATACATTATGATGGGGCGGGTTGACGGTGCTGGTGGATATCCCGTTGGAATCCAAGGTAAAGTTATGGTTATGCTTTCAGGTGGAATCGATTCTCCTGTAGCTGCATATCTTATGATGAAGCGCGGCGTACGTATTGAAGCAATTCACTTTGCATCACCACCATATACTTCAGATGAAGCACAAAAGAAAGTTATGGATCTTGCGCAACAACTTACAAATTACCAAGACCACATTCGCATTAATGTTGTGCCATTTACCGATGTACAACTTGAAATTTATAAAAAAGTGCCCGAAAGTTATGCGATCACTATGATGCGTCGCTTTATGTTGCGTATTGCTGAGCGTCTTGCATTCCGACGTAATTGCTTGGCAATTGCGAATGGTGAAAGCTTAGGTCAAGTTGCATCACAAACACTTCACAGTATGAAAGAAATTACGAATATTGGAACCTTGCCAATCTTACGTCCATTAATTACATACGATAAAGTTGAAATCATTGATCTAGCACGTAAAATTGATACGTATGAAACGTCAATTTTACCGTTTGAAGATTGTTGTACAATTTTTACACCTAAAAACCCTACAACGAAACCTCATGGGGATAAGATTTTACGATTTGAAGAGGGACTCGATATTGACGCGCTTGTTGATGAAGCAATCAAAAATATCGAAGTAGTAGAAGTTACAAAGAAAAAACAAGAAGATACACCATCGTTCTTATAG
- the trmFO gene encoding methylenetetrahydrofolate--tRNA-(uracil(54)-C(5))-methyltransferase (FADH(2)-oxidizing) TrmFO → MKQPQVRVIGAGLAGSEAAYQLAKRGFVVELVEMRPVKMTPAHVTEHFAELVCSNSFRSDDLNNAVGLLKEEMRRFDSIIMKSADEHRLPAGSALAVDRVGFSEKVSEKISKMDNIIVSNREMTELDDLPTIVATGPLTSDNFSKYLMNYLGQSEMYFYDAIAPIVSVDGINFDIAYRKSRYDKGDGQDYINCPMDRDQFEAFHRAILEAEEAPMRDFEDVKVFEGCMPVEVMARRGIKTMLFGPLKPVGLEKPDGTRPYAVVQLRQDNAAGSLYNLVGFQTRLKWGDQKRIIQMIPGLENAVIVRYGVMHRNTFIKSPLLLNHHYQSKTQPSLFFAGQVSGVEGYVESAASGLVAALNMAQFLKQEPLIDLPQETVMGSMAYYISHANPSQFQPMNANFGIVSNRLKDREAMSVRSLAHIDKFVSQFG, encoded by the coding sequence ATGAAACAACCTCAAGTTAGAGTAATAGGTGCAGGATTGGCAGGGAGCGAAGCTGCTTACCAACTTGCAAAACGTGGATTTGTCGTAGAACTTGTGGAGATGCGTCCTGTTAAAATGACGCCTGCTCATGTAACGGAGCATTTCGCAGAACTTGTTTGTTCAAATTCATTTCGTTCTGATGATTTAAATAACGCCGTAGGACTTCTTAAGGAAGAAATGCGTCGCTTTGATAGTATTATTATGAAATCGGCGGATGAACATCGTTTGCCTGCGGGAAGTGCGTTAGCTGTAGACCGCGTTGGTTTTAGTGAGAAAGTATCGGAAAAAATTTCAAAGATGGATAACATAATCGTTTCAAATCGCGAAATGACCGAACTGGATGATTTACCAACAATTGTTGCAACCGGCCCATTAACATCCGATAATTTTTCGAAATACTTGATGAACTATCTTGGACAATCGGAGATGTATTTTTATGATGCGATTGCACCGATTGTATCGGTAGACGGTATTAATTTTGATATTGCTTATCGTAAATCACGTTACGATAAAGGGGATGGTCAAGATTATATTAACTGTCCAATGGATCGTGATCAATTTGAAGCATTCCACCGTGCTATTTTAGAGGCGGAAGAAGCTCCAATGCGTGATTTTGAAGACGTTAAGGTTTTTGAAGGTTGTATGCCTGTTGAGGTAATGGCGCGTCGTGGTATTAAAACAATGTTATTTGGGCCATTAAAACCCGTAGGTTTGGAAAAACCGGATGGCACGCGTCCATATGCAGTAGTCCAATTACGTCAAGATAACGCAGCAGGATCTCTATATAACTTAGTAGGATTTCAAACGCGTTTAAAATGGGGTGATCAAAAACGGATTATTCAAATGATTCCTGGTTTGGAAAATGCAGTAATCGTTCGTTATGGTGTGATGCATCGTAATACATTCATCAAATCGCCTTTACTTTTAAATCATCACTATCAATCAAAAACTCAGCCATCGCTTTTCTTTGCGGGACAAGTAAGTGGTGTGGAAGGGTATGTTGAATCAGCTGCAAGTGGACTTGTTGCGGCACTTAACATGGCGCAATTCCTAAAACAAGAACCACTTATTGATCTTCCTCAAGAAACGGTAATGGGTTCAATGGCTTATTATATTTCACATGCAAATCCATCACAGTTCCAACCTATGAATGCGAACTTTGGAATTGTATCGAATCGATTAAAAGATCGTGAAGCAATGTCTGTTCGAAGTCTTGCGCACATCGATAAATTTGTTTCTCAGTTTGGATAA
- the rplS gene encoding 50S ribosomal protein L19, translated as MSLALVQEITKSQLRNDIPEFRPGCTVRVDVKIQEGGKTRIQAFEGVVIKTQGTGISESFTVRKMSSGIGVERTFPINSPIIDSVTVLRKGKVRRSKLYYLRDRSGKSARIKEIR; from the coding sequence ATGTCATTAGCATTAGTACAAGAAATTACAAAGTCACAATTACGTAACGACATTCCTGAATTCCGTCCTGGATGTACAGTACGCGTAGACGTTAAGATCCAAGAAGGTGGAAAGACACGTATTCAAGCATTTGAAGGTGTTGTTATTAAAACTCAAGGAACTGGAATTTCAGAATCATTTACAGTTCGTAAAATGTCATCAGGAATTGGTGTGGAACGTACATTCCCAATCAACTCACCTATTATTGACAGCGTAACTGTATTACGTAAAGGTAAAGTACGTCGTTCAAAACTATACTACTTACGTGACCGTTCAGGTAAATCAGCACGTATTAAAGAAATTCGTTAG
- the dprA gene encoding DNA-processing protein DprA — MRNYLKNLAIHLRGDYPSICRFIHEGRNVPSYDYQGNYICYGDRAYPSSFYELDCPPFVIFYEGNLSFLNEQCIAVIGSRTPSEYALRMTEDFVGNVREHYTIVSGLAYGIDITAHRAALDFQSIAVVGCGLDICYPSKHRVEFEFMKKNHLVISEYPKGVHPHKHYFPFRNRLIAALSQSVYVMSAFVRSGTMHTVNEALKLNRRVICLPHNLDDITGAGCNLLIQEGAEVLTNLEDLSNI, encoded by the coding sequence GTGAGAAATTACTTAAAAAATCTTGCAATACATTTACGAGGGGATTATCCTAGTATATGTCGTTTCATTCATGAGGGTCGTAATGTTCCCTCCTATGACTATCAAGGGAATTATATTTGTTATGGTGATCGCGCTTATCCAAGTAGTTTTTATGAATTGGATTGTCCGCCATTTGTAATTTTTTATGAGGGGAATCTTTCATTTTTAAATGAACAATGTATTGCTGTAATTGGTTCAAGAACTCCCAGCGAATATGCTCTAAGAATGACTGAGGATTTTGTTGGAAATGTAAGGGAGCATTATACAATTGTTTCAGGTCTTGCATATGGTATTGATATCACAGCACATCGAGCAGCACTTGATTTTCAATCGATAGCTGTGGTAGGGTGTGGTTTAGATATATGTTACCCATCAAAGCATCGGGTTGAGTTTGAATTTATGAAAAAAAATCATTTAGTCATTTCGGAGTATCCAAAGGGTGTGCATCCGCATAAGCATTATTTTCCTTTTCGAAATCGATTGATTGCCGCTTTGTCTCAAAGTGTGTATGTCATGAGTGCATTTGTTCGCAGTGGAACTATGCACACGGTTAATGAAGCATTAAAGTTGAACCGAAGAGTTATATGTCTTCCTCATAATCTTGATGATATCACAGGTGCTGGATGCAACCTTTTGATTCAAGAGGGAGCCGAGGTGTTGACAAACCTCGAAGATTTATCCAATATATAA
- a CDS encoding cysteine desulfurase family protein → MQKAHDKPIYLDYSSTTPTRPEILKDALVIMEKYYENADSLHYGGQRVSDLVVQSRDALAKMLGVLPHEIFFTSGASESNSTAIKGIALANRHRGKHIITTCVEHSSVMGAVQQLKEEFGFEVDYLGVDTKGCISLDELKQKLRKDTVLVTVMAVNNEVGSMTDVQEVARITKKYSSAYVHIDGVQALARHDFPMKQIDSVSYSAHKIYGLKGSGLLVKKANVNCLPLVNGGQQEGGLRGGTLDNVSAILWAKTLRLAVEDHKRSINDIIRMNKFLYDTFDGMENIHINSDINGSPYIFNMSVLNVGSEIMMNGLNAKGIYVSAQSTCNSKSLEPSHVLKAMGCDETCALTSVRISLSHLTTMEELEKVCETILEIKNYVQH, encoded by the coding sequence ATGCAAAAAGCGCACGATAAACCAATATATTTAGATTATTCAAGTACAACACCAACGCGTCCTGAAATTCTCAAGGATGCGTTGGTAATTATGGAAAAGTATTATGAAAACGCAGACTCGCTCCACTATGGTGGACAACGCGTATCAGATCTTGTAGTGCAATCTCGTGATGCATTAGCAAAAATGCTTGGAGTGCTTCCTCATGAGATTTTTTTCACGTCTGGAGCCAGTGAGTCAAACAGTACAGCGATCAAGGGAATTGCGCTTGCAAACCGTCATCGTGGTAAACATATCATTACAACATGTGTTGAACACAGCTCAGTAATGGGTGCGGTACAACAATTAAAAGAAGAATTTGGCTTTGAAGTAGATTATTTGGGTGTTGATACGAAAGGTTGTATTTCACTTGATGAATTAAAACAAAAACTTCGTAAAGACACTGTATTAGTTACTGTTATGGCAGTAAACAATGAAGTAGGGAGCATGACAGATGTTCAAGAAGTAGCTCGAATAACAAAAAAGTATTCGAGTGCTTACGTTCATATTGATGGAGTTCAGGCGCTCGCGCGACATGATTTCCCTATGAAACAAATTGACAGTGTTTCCTATTCTGCGCATAAAATTTATGGATTAAAGGGAAGCGGACTTCTTGTGAAAAAAGCAAATGTTAATTGCTTACCACTTGTAAATGGGGGACAGCAAGAAGGCGGCCTACGTGGTGGAACATTGGATAATGTCTCTGCGATTTTGTGGGCTAAAACACTCCGTTTAGCAGTTGAAGACCACAAACGTTCAATTAATGATATAATACGCATGAATAAATTTTTATACGATACTTTTGATGGAATGGAGAACATCCACATTAACTCAGATATTAACGGTTCGCCGTATATCTTTAATATGTCTGTTTTAAATGTTGGATCGGAAATAATGATGAATGGATTAAATGCAAAAGGCATTTACGTATCTGCACAAAGTACGTGTAATTCGAAATCGTTGGAACCTTCACATGTATTAAAAGCCATGGGTTGTGATGAAACGTGCGCACTGACAAGTGTACGCATTAGTTTATCGCATTTAACAACAATGGAAGAACTCGAAAAAGTTTGTGAAACAATATTGGAGATTAAAAATTATGTACAACACTAA
- the ylqF gene encoding ribosome biogenesis GTPase YlqF, with the protein MSQVHWFPGHMAKAIRLIEEQIKVVDFVIECRDARAPMSTRNPVLSRSIGQKKRLIVLTKKDLADPKQSEKWVEKLESEGNVVLLVDVINDPVRKMIIEKTDIVLKEKRERDKRRGIRPRTARALIVGVPNVGKSSVINKISARKAAGVENRPGVTQSLKLIRVTQDLELVDTPGVLWPKFESEEMGIICAVIGSVKDTGYPMALVTDYARDYYIQYKPEELKRRYELESFDDFYDQVGRYRGLLGEGGTVNDDKTRVAFLSDIQNGRIGRITWDHL; encoded by the coding sequence ATGTCACAGGTACATTGGTTTCCGGGTCATATGGCAAAAGCGATTCGATTGATTGAAGAGCAAATCAAAGTCGTTGATTTTGTCATCGAATGTCGTGATGCACGTGCACCGATGTCGACTCGAAATCCTGTTTTGTCACGGTCAATTGGACAAAAGAAACGTCTTATTGTTTTGACAAAGAAAGATTTAGCGGACCCAAAGCAAAGTGAAAAATGGGTAGAAAAGCTCGAATCTGAAGGGAATGTCGTACTTTTGGTGGACGTTATTAACGATCCCGTACGTAAAATGATTATTGAAAAGACGGATATCGTCTTAAAAGAGAAACGTGAACGCGATAAACGTCGTGGGATTCGTCCTCGAACTGCACGTGCATTAATTGTAGGTGTTCCTAATGTTGGGAAATCCAGCGTTATAAATAAAATATCTGCACGTAAAGCTGCAGGTGTTGAAAATAGACCGGGTGTTACACAATCACTAAAACTGATTCGCGTAACACAAGATCTTGAATTGGTTGATACACCAGGTGTATTATGGCCGAAATTTGAAAGTGAAGAGATGGGTATTATTTGTGCTGTTATTGGATCGGTTAAAGATACTGGGTATCCAATGGCGCTTGTCACGGATTATGCACGTGACTATTACATTCAATATAAACCTGAAGAATTAAAACGACGTTATGAACTCGAATCGTTTGATGATTTTTATGATCAAGTGGGTCGTTATCGCGGACTTCTCGGAGAAGGCGGAACGGTGAATGATGATAAAACGCGCGTTGCATTTTTAAGTGATATTCAAAATGGACGGATTGGACGCATTACATGGGATCACTTATAG
- the topA gene encoding type I DNA topoisomerase produces MKNLVIVESPSKSKTIEKYLGEDFEVVSSKGHIRDLATTGKGGLGVDFDNDFEATYKISKDKKDVVKELKAKAKKADAVYLATDPDREGEAISWHLANELGVDLDQDNRVVFNEITKDAVLSAFESPRHIDMNLVKSQETRRILDRIIGFKLSKLLQAKIKSKSAGRVQSVALKLIVDREKEIDAFTPEEYWSVLAFFENEGNIIETSAERFKGKKLKLTNEAEAQAVLDAAQGSFKITKLEKKKRKKESKLPFITSTLQQEASTRLGFPAKKTMRVAQKLYEGIQMGADTEGLITYMRTDSTRLSNVFVEDAKAFIVEEYGKEYLGKYRQGKKTENTQDAHEAIRPTSISRRPEEVKSYLTPDEYKLYRFIYYRTLASLMAPSISDSVSVVFSQNDYDFNGSGSIMTFDGYLKVYEYEKTTDKVMGELDETKAYNAQKIEKNQHFTQPPARYTEARLIKELEELGIGRPSTYSMILETIVYRAYATFGAVSETSKTKVFKPTDQGILTNEKLQEHFSDIINVHYTANMEDELDRIAEGEENNVEALQRFVDKFYPLLEEADEKMEKIEVEKVGEVCPDCGGELVYRFGRYGKFIACGNFPECRYNRALDQDKRPEPEKTGEVCPDCGEPLVKRKSRYGTFFVGCSGFPKCRYIQPNENAKKPKTKKPEQVSAEHEPLGEEIKD; encoded by the coding sequence ATGAAAAATTTAGTAATTGTGGAGTCACCTTCAAAATCTAAAACAATTGAGAAGTATCTTGGTGAGGATTTTGAAGTTGTTTCTTCAAAAGGTCATATTCGAGATTTAGCGACGACTGGTAAAGGTGGTCTCGGTGTAGACTTCGATAATGACTTTGAAGCAACATATAAAATAAGTAAAGATAAGAAAGATGTTGTTAAGGAATTAAAAGCAAAAGCAAAAAAAGCAGATGCTGTTTATCTTGCAACTGACCCTGACCGTGAAGGAGAGGCGATTTCTTGGCATCTTGCGAATGAATTAGGCGTTGATCTTGATCAGGATAATCGAGTTGTTTTTAATGAGATTACCAAAGATGCTGTTTTAAGTGCATTCGAATCACCACGTCATATTGATATGAACTTGGTGAAATCACAAGAGACACGTCGTATTCTTGACCGTATTATAGGTTTTAAATTGTCTAAGTTATTACAAGCTAAGATTAAAAGTAAAAGTGCAGGGCGTGTTCAATCTGTAGCGCTGAAATTAATCGTAGATCGTGAAAAAGAAATTGATGCATTTACACCTGAAGAATACTGGTCAGTGCTTGCGTTCTTTGAGAATGAAGGAAATATCATAGAAACTAGTGCAGAACGTTTCAAAGGTAAAAAGTTAAAGCTCACAAATGAAGCAGAAGCACAAGCTGTGCTCGATGCAGCTCAAGGGTCCTTTAAGATTACAAAACTTGAGAAGAAAAAACGTAAGAAGGAATCAAAACTTCCTTTCATTACTTCCACACTTCAACAAGAAGCATCAACACGTCTTGGTTTTCCTGCAAAGAAAACAATGCGTGTTGCTCAAAAACTCTATGAAGGAATTCAGATGGGTGCGGATACAGAAGGTTTAATTACTTATATGCGTACCGATTCAACGCGACTCAGTAATGTTTTTGTTGAAGATGCAAAAGCATTTATCGTTGAAGAATACGGAAAAGAATATTTAGGTAAATACCGTCAAGGTAAAAAGACTGAAAATACACAGGATGCTCATGAGGCTATCCGACCAACAAGTATTTCGCGTCGTCCTGAAGAAGTTAAATCTTACCTAACACCGGATGAATATAAATTATATCGTTTTATTTACTATCGAACACTCGCATCACTTATGGCACCTTCCATTTCGGATTCAGTAAGTGTTGTTTTTAGTCAAAATGATTATGATTTTAATGGGAGTGGTTCAATCATGACCTTTGATGGTTACTTAAAGGTATATGAGTATGAAAAAACTACCGATAAAGTAATGGGTGAGTTGGATGAAACGAAAGCGTATAATGCGCAAAAAATTGAAAAGAACCAACACTTTACACAACCACCAGCACGTTATACGGAAGCACGTTTAATTAAAGAACTCGAAGAATTGGGTATTGGTCGACCAAGTACCTACTCAATGATTTTAGAAACGATTGTTTATCGTGCCTATGCAACGTTTGGTGCCGTTTCTGAGACATCGAAAACGAAGGTCTTTAAACCTACAGATCAAGGGATTTTAACGAACGAAAAACTTCAAGAACACTTCTCGGATATTATTAATGTTCACTACACAGCGAATATGGAAGATGAATTAGACCGTATTGCTGAAGGAGAAGAAAATAATGTTGAAGCGTTACAGCGTTTTGTAGATAAGTTCTATCCATTGCTTGAAGAAGCAGATGAAAAAATGGAAAAGATTGAAGTTGAAAAAGTTGGTGAAGTTTGTCCCGATTGTGGCGGCGAGCTTGTTTACCGATTTGGTCGTTATGGAAAATTCATAGCTTGTGGAAACTTCCCGGAGTGTCGTTATAATCGCGCCTTGGATCAAGATAAACGTCCCGAGCCTGAAAAGACTGGGGAAGTCTGTCCAGACTGCGGTGAACCCTTAGTAAAACGTAAGAGTCGTTATGGTACATTCTTTGTAGGATGTTCTGGGTTCCCTAAATGTCGTTATATTCAACCTAATGAAAATGCAAAAAAACCAAAAACAAAAAAACCCGAACAAGTGTCAGCGGAACATGAACCTTTAGGTGAAGAAATTAAAGATTAA